The Mangifera indica cultivar Alphonso chromosome 12, CATAS_Mindica_2.1, whole genome shotgun sequence DNA window CATGGGCTTGGTGGGAACCATCTTAATCATACCTGCATCACCGTTCTTCAAGAATTTGGGCTCCTTCTCGAGCTCCTTACCAGAACGCCTGTCAATCTTAGTTAAGATCTCAGCAAACTTGACAGCAATGTGGGAGGTGTGGCAATCAAGAACTGGGGCATATCCATTTCCAATCTGCCCAGGGTGGTTCATGATGATAACTTGGGATGTGAAGTTGGCTGCCTCCTTAGCAGGATCATCCTTTGAGTTTGATGCAACAAAACCACGTTTGAGGTCCTTAACAGCAACATTCTTGACGTTGAATCCAACATTATCACCTGGAAGAGCCTCTTGGAGAGCCTCGTGGTGCATCTCAACTGACTTGACTTCAGTGGTCAATCCAGATGGACCGAATGTGACAACCATACCAGGCTTGAGGACACCAGTTTCAACACGGCCCACAGGTACAGTTCCAATACCACCAATCTTGTAGACATCCTGAAGTGGAAGTCGAAGGGGTTTGTCTGATGGCCTCTTAGGCTCATTAATCTGGTCAAGGGCCTCAAGAAGGGTTGGACCCTTGTACCAGTCAAGGTTGGTGGATCTTTCAATCATGTTGTCACCCTCAAATCCAGAGATGGGGACAAAAGGAATCTTCTCAGGGTTGTAACCAACCTTCTTCAAGTAGGATGAAACTTCCTTCACAATTTCTTCATACCTTGCCTTTGAGTACTTGGGAGTGGTGGCATCCATCTGTTTGGGGAAAAAAAACAGTACATACCAGTGTTTAGAAAAAGCAACGATAACACATAAAATCCAGGAAAATTGTGTAAAATATCAACCATACCTTGTTACAGCAGCAAATCATTTGTTTCACACCAAGAGTGAAGGCAAGAAGAGCATGCTCACGTGTCTGCCCATCCTTAGAGATACCAGCCTCAAAGCCACCAGTGGTAGAGTCAATAATAAGAACAGCACAGTCAGCCTGGGAAGTACCAGTGATCATGTTCTTGATAAAGTCACGATGCCCAGGAGCATCAATGACAGTGCAATAGTACTTTGTAGTCTCAAATTTCCACAAAGCAATATCAATGGTAATGCCACGCTCACGCTCAGCCTTAAGTTTGTCAAGTACCCAGGCATACTTGAATGATCTCTTGTTCATCTCAGCAGCTTCCTTCTCAAACCTTTCAATCACACGCTTGTCAATACCACCAAGCTTGTAGATCAAGTGACCAGTGGTGGTGGACTTCCCTGAGTCGACATGGCCGATGACCACAATGTTGATATGAACCTTCTCCTTACCCATGCTTAAAAGTTGGCTTAAACTGCTCACAAGTCAGGGATCCACGTTAGAAAAGTTAAAACATATCATTAGATATTAGTATATGTCACAGGAAACTCAAGTTATTACAACAAAAGACCACACCATCTAATCGAAGACAAATACAAGAATTATAATACCTAAAACGCACATAATTAcacaaaactcatattacacaaagccaattggcttgtgttaaagtccaatctacacacttatataccactcattttacttcagtttattagatgtgagagtctctttctttattttttatttgagtctaaGTGCAACCACCTAGGCTGTTATGTCTACCTTTTGACTCAGCCGATTTTTGACTGggtgcgttgtcacttgtatccaggaacacttaggctATTAAACCCATCATttggctcgtgctctgataTCATGTCGAAAACATATATTGGATATACAAGTgtaaagattaaaattcatattacacaaaaccaattgtcttgtgttaaggtccaatctacacacttatat harbors:
- the LOC123192980 gene encoding elongation factor 1-alpha-like, which codes for MGKEKVHINIVVIGHVDSGKSTTTGHLIYKLGGIDKRVIERFEKEAAEMNKRSFKYAWVLDKLKAERERGITIDIALWKFETTKYYCTVIDAPGHRDFIKNMITGTSQADCAVLIIDSTTGGFEAGISKDGQTREHALLAFTLGVKQMICCCNKMDATTPKYSKARYEEIVKEVSSYLKKVGYNPEKIPFVPISGFEGDNMIERSTNLDWYKGPTLLEALDQINEPKRPSDKPLRLPLQDVYKIGGIGTVPVGRVETGVLKPGMVVTFGPSGLTTEVKSVEMHHEALQEALPGDNVGFNVKNVAVKDLKRGFVASNSKDDPAKEAANFTSQVIIMNHPGQIGNGYAPVLDCHTSHIAVKFAEILTKIDRRSGKELEKEPKFLKNGDAGMIKMVPTKPMVVETFSAYPPLGRFAVRDMRQTVAVGVIKNVEKKDPSGAKVTKSAAKKK